A genomic window from Periophthalmus magnuspinnatus isolate fPerMag1 chromosome 16, fPerMag1.2.pri, whole genome shotgun sequence includes:
- the gpd1l gene encoding glycerol-3-phosphate dehydrogenase 1-like protein — MAAPLKVCIVGSGNWGSAIARIIGDNVRSLHRFASTVKMWVFEETVNGQKLSDIINTQHENVKYLPGYKLPENVMAVPQLSEAAEGADLLVFVVPHQFIHKICEEMVGRVSSKARGISLIKGVDVGADGLRLISDIIREKMEMDVSVLMGANIANEVAAQKFCETTIGSRDLENGLLFKELLQTPNFRITVVEDADTVELCGALKNIVAVGAGFCDGLSCGDNTKAAVIRLGLMEMIAFTKLFCRDKQTVSTATFLESCGVADLITTCYGGRNRRVAEAFALTGKSIEELEREMLNGQKLQGPTTSAEVHHILRQKNLTDKFPLFTAVYQICFEGKPVEDMISCLQSHPEHM, encoded by the exons GGGCTCGGCCATCGCGAGGATCATCGGGGATAATGTCCGGTCTCTGCACAGATTCGCCTCCACGGTGAAAATGTGGGTCTTTGAGGAAACCGTCAATGGCCAGAAACTCAGTGACATCATCAACACGCAGCATGAGAACGTCAAGTACCTGCCTGGATACAAGCTGCCAGAGAATGTG atgGCAGTGCCACAGCTGAGCGAGGCTGCAGAGGGGGCAGACCTGTTGGTATTCGTGGTTCCTCATCAGTTCATTCATAAGATCTGTGAGGAAATGGTCGGCCGTGTGTCCAGCAAAGCCCGAGGAATCTCACTCATCAAG GGCGTAGACGTTGGAGCAGATGGACTGAGGCTGATTTCTGACATCATCCGAGAGAAGATGGAGATGGACGTGAGCGTCCTGATGGGAGCAAACATCGCCAACGAGGTGGCAGCTCAAAAGTTCTGTGAAACAACGATCG GCAGTCGTGACCTGGAGAACGGGTTGCTGTTCAAGGAGCTGCTGCAGACGCCAAACTTCAGGATCACTGTGGTGGAGGATGCCGACACggtggagctgtgtggagcgCTTAAG AACATCGTGGCGGTGGGGGCGGGCTTCTGTGACGGCCTAAGCTGTGGAGATAACACTAAAGCTGCAGTGATCCGACTTGGCCTCATGGAGATGATCGCCTTCACCAAACTCTTCTGTAGAGACAAACAGACCGTTTCCACAGCAACGTTTCTGGAGAGCTGTGGAGTGGCTGACCTCATCACCACCTGCTATGGAGGCCGCAACCGCCGCGTGGCCGAGGCCTTCGCACTGACAGgaaag AGCATTGAGGAGCTGGAGAGGGAGATGCTGAATGGACAGAAGCTTCAGGGACCGACCACTTCAGCCGAGGTCCATCACATCCTCAGACAGAAGAACCTCACAGACAA GTTCCCACTGTTCACCGCGGTGTACCAGATCTGCTTTGAGGGGAAGCCAGTGGAAGACATGATCTCCTGTTTGCAAAGCCATCCAGAGCACATGTGA